The following are encoded together in the Streptomyces asoensis genome:
- a CDS encoding lipid II:glycine glycyltransferase FemX: protein MSLRVQSLTRDEHLAFVTARSSASHMQVPSWGDVKPDWRAESLGWFDDRTGALVGAGLVLLRPLPKLRKYLAYLPEGPLIDWYAPDLADRWLAPMLAALKARGAFSVKMGPPVAVRRWSADAVKAAVADPDAHRLRDTEPTSYEPRAFEVADRLRLAGWRRTEAGGADGFAAGQPRYVFQVPFAGRTLEEIHAGLNQQWRRNIRKAEQAGVKVVLGGAEDLPAFHALYTETAERDRFVPRPLSYFRRMWSALNAEHPDRMRLYLAHHDGEVLAAATMLSVGEHVWYSYGASTGRRREVRASNAVQWRMMTDAHERGAAVYDLRGITDTLDESDQLLGLLRFKVGTGGQAVEYLGEWDFPLNKLLHRALALYMAHR from the coding sequence ATGAGCCTGCGTGTCCAGTCCCTCACCCGTGACGAGCACCTGGCGTTCGTCACGGCCCGCTCCTCCGCCAGCCATATGCAGGTCCCGTCCTGGGGCGACGTGAAGCCGGACTGGCGGGCGGAGAGCCTGGGCTGGTTCGACGACCGCACGGGCGCGCTCGTGGGCGCGGGGCTGGTGCTGCTGCGGCCGCTGCCGAAGCTGAGGAAGTACCTGGCGTACCTGCCCGAGGGGCCGCTGATCGACTGGTACGCGCCGGACCTGGCCGATCGCTGGCTGGCGCCGATGCTCGCCGCGCTGAAGGCACGGGGGGCGTTCTCGGTGAAGATGGGCCCGCCCGTCGCCGTACGGCGGTGGAGTGCCGACGCCGTCAAGGCGGCCGTCGCCGACCCGGACGCCCACCGGCTGCGGGACACCGAGCCGACCTCGTACGAGCCGCGCGCCTTCGAGGTCGCCGACCGGCTGCGCCTGGCCGGCTGGCGGCGGACCGAGGCGGGCGGAGCGGACGGCTTCGCCGCCGGCCAGCCCCGCTACGTCTTCCAGGTCCCGTTCGCCGGACGCACGCTGGAGGAGATCCACGCCGGCCTCAACCAGCAGTGGCGGCGCAACATCAGGAAGGCGGAGCAGGCGGGCGTCAAGGTGGTCCTCGGCGGTGCGGAGGACCTGCCGGCGTTCCACGCGCTGTACACCGAGACCGCCGAGCGCGACCGCTTCGTCCCGCGTCCGCTCTCCTACTTCCGGCGTATGTGGAGCGCGCTGAACGCCGAACACCCCGACCGGATGCGGCTCTACCTCGCCCACCACGACGGCGAGGTGCTCGCCGCGGCCACCATGCTGAGCGTCGGCGAGCACGTCTGGTACTCCTACGGGGCCTCCACCGGCCGCAGGCGCGAGGTCCGGGCGAGCAACGCCGTGCAGTGGCGCATGATGACCGACGCCCACGAACGGGGTGCCGCCGTCTACGACCTGCGGGGGATCACCGACACGCTGGACGAGTCCGACCAGCTGCTGGGTCTGCTCCGCTTCAAGGTGGGCACGGGCGGGCAGGCCGTCGAGTATCTGGGCGAGTGGGACTTCCCGCTCAACAAGCTGCTGCACAGGGCCCTGGCCCTCTACATGGCGCACAGATAG
- a CDS encoding EamA family transporter gives MTAPDTTTPSQLAPGTAPAEAPGRLGALGPVGLVFAGGISVQFGGALAVTLMPRAGALGVVALRLLVAAVVLLVFCRPRVRGHSRTDWGTVVVFGVTLAAMNGLFYQALDRIPLGAAVTLEVLGPLTLSVVVSRRALNLVWAGLALVGVFLLGGGGSGGGGFGADLDLAGVAFALGAGVMWAAYIVFSARTGRRFPKADGLALAMAVGALLFLPLGIVESGTKLIDPVTLGLGAAVAMLSSVLPYTLELLALRRMPASTFAVLMSLEPAIAATAGFFILDQALSATQAAAIALVVAASMGAVRTQVGRTKRAVPEV, from the coding sequence GTGACTGCCCCCGACACCACCACCCCGTCCCAGCTCGCCCCCGGCACCGCCCCCGCCGAGGCCCCCGGCCGGCTGGGCGCCCTCGGACCGGTGGGGCTCGTGTTCGCCGGAGGGATCTCGGTGCAGTTCGGCGGCGCGCTGGCCGTGACCCTGATGCCACGGGCGGGCGCGCTGGGTGTGGTGGCGCTGCGGCTGCTGGTCGCCGCGGTCGTCCTGCTGGTGTTCTGCCGACCGCGGGTGCGCGGGCACTCCCGTACGGACTGGGGGACGGTCGTCGTCTTCGGCGTCACGCTGGCCGCGATGAACGGCCTGTTCTACCAGGCGCTGGACCGCATCCCGCTGGGTGCGGCGGTGACGCTGGAGGTCCTCGGCCCCCTCACGCTGTCGGTCGTCGTCTCGCGCCGCGCGCTGAACCTGGTCTGGGCGGGGCTGGCCCTCGTGGGCGTCTTCCTGCTCGGCGGGGGCGGCTCCGGCGGCGGTGGATTCGGCGCCGACCTCGACCTGGCGGGCGTCGCGTTCGCGCTGGGTGCGGGGGTGATGTGGGCGGCGTACATCGTCTTCAGCGCCCGCACCGGCCGGCGCTTCCCGAAGGCGGACGGTCTGGCGCTGGCGATGGCGGTGGGCGCGCTGCTCTTCCTGCCCCTGGGGATCGTCGAGTCGGGCACGAAGCTGATCGATCCGGTGACGCTGGGTCTGGGCGCGGCGGTGGCGATGCTCTCCTCGGTCCTGCCCTACACGCTCGAACTCCTCGCCCTGCGCCGCATGCCCGCCTCCACCTTCGCGGTGCTGATGAGCCTGGAGCCGGCCATCGCCGCCACGGCGGGCTTCTTCATCCTCGACCAGGCCCTGAGCGCGACGCAGGCGGCCGCGATCGCCCTGGTCGTC